The following are from one region of the Anaeropeptidivorans aminofermentans genome:
- a CDS encoding ABC transporter permease — MKKIIPYILTLPLIMILAILITGLINGIIQSLGYIPALGLEEISLDYYKEIIGNPHFRDSLLLSLYTCLLSSVLSVIIGVGICALLTYSGKGEGLFNYILRIPILIPHTVVAFFSVVIFSQSGMISRLMYLMGLIGDPMEFPNLLYNTSGTGIILAYVWKQAPFVAFFVLSLMESIKKTLEEASVNLGASPIKAFFTITLPLSMPSILKASLIITAFSFGAYELPFLLGATKPRALPVQAYIEYTHPDLKHRPYAMAANGIIIIVSMVIAVSYYLIANKKIWGMRESDEK; from the coding sequence TTGAAAAAGATTATTCCTTATATTTTAACACTGCCTTTAATCATGATTTTGGCTATTCTTATAACAGGTCTTATCAATGGGATAATACAAAGCCTTGGCTATATCCCTGCTTTAGGGCTTGAGGAAATAAGCCTTGATTATTATAAAGAAATCATAGGGAATCCCCATTTCAGGGATTCCCTATTGCTAAGCTTATATACCTGCTTATTATCTTCGGTTTTGTCGGTAATCATTGGCGTAGGAATATGCGCTTTATTAACTTATTCCGGCAAGGGGGAAGGGCTGTTTAATTATATACTCCGTATCCCCATTTTGATACCTCATACGGTTGTGGCATTTTTCAGCGTCGTGATTTTCTCTCAAAGCGGCATGATTTCAAGGCTTATGTATTTAATGGGGCTTATAGGAGACCCTATGGAATTTCCCAATCTTTTATATAATACAAGTGGCACAGGGATAATTTTAGCCTATGTATGGAAGCAGGCTCCTTTTGTGGCTTTCTTTGTACTTTCTCTTATGGAAAGCATAAAGAAAACCTTAGAAGAAGCTTCTGTAAATTTAGGGGCTTCCCCTATAAAAGCATTTTTTACCATAACCCTTCCTTTATCCATGCCTTCTATATTAAAAGCTTCTTTAATCATTACGGCGTTTTCTTTCGGGGCTTACGAGCTTCCCTTTCTTTTAGGGGCCACAAAGCCCAGAGCTTTGCCTGTTCAGGCCTATATAGAATATACCCACCCGGACTTAAAGCATAGGCCTTATGCTATGGCGGCCAATGGCATAATTATAATCGTAAGCATGGTGATTGCAGTATCTTATTATCTAATTGCAAATAAAAAGATATGGGGAATGAGAGAATCCGATGAAAAATAA
- a CDS encoding ABC transporter permease produces MKNKKYLFKTALFILGIVILFPVILVGIWSICGRWPWPNILPEFLSLRGLREIIGSHSGAFKILISSVFISFASAIISTIIGLMASRAFTLYEFRGKAILQFGSMLPIIVPANVFAMGIHVIFIWWGLNDNIYGVLICHIIYSLPYTISILTDITESIGKTYEEQAYVLGCNPLKAFADISFPLMLPAILSSVSMAYIISFSQYFLTLIIGGGRIKTFSIIMVPFISGGDRVIASAYVILFLFSSLIVFALFEFAAKKIATVLKG; encoded by the coding sequence ATGAAAAATAAAAAATATCTTTTTAAGACGGCACTTTTTATATTAGGGATAGTTATTCTGTTTCCTGTTATCTTGGTGGGCATATGGTCTATTTGCGGAAGGTGGCCTTGGCCTAATATTTTGCCGGAGTTTCTTTCCTTAAGAGGGCTTAGGGAAATTATAGGGAGCCATTCCGGTGCATTTAAAATTCTTATTTCGAGTGTATTTATTTCATTTGCCTCTGCTATAATTTCTACCATTATAGGCTTAATGGCGTCAAGGGCATTTACCTTATATGAATTTAGAGGAAAAGCCATTCTGCAGTTCGGCAGCATGCTTCCTATCATTGTTCCGGCGAATGTTTTTGCTATGGGTATTCACGTTATATTTATATGGTGGGGGCTCAATGACAATATTTATGGGGTCCTTATCTGCCATATTATTTATTCGCTCCCTTATACCATAAGCATATTGACAGACATAACCGAATCCATAGGAAAAACATATGAAGAGCAGGCCTACGTTCTCGGCTGCAACCCTTTAAAGGCTTTTGCCGACATTTCTTTTCCTTTAATGCTTCCTGCGATTCTTTCCTCTGTTTCCATGGCCTATATCATTTCCTTCAGCCAATATTTTCTAACTTTAATTATAGGAGGGGGCCGTATTAAAACATTTTCTATTATTATGGTTCCCTTTATATCAGGGGGAGACAGGGTTATAGCATCGGCTTATGTAATCTTATTTCTGTTCTCTTCTTTAATTGTTTTTGCCTTATTTGAATTTGCCGCAAAAAAGATAGCTACGGTACTGAAAGGATAA
- a CDS encoding ABC transporter ATP-binding protein, which translates to MKLELKNINVSLSNKPILKNISFSLEKGEFLSVLGPSGCGKSTLLKTIAGIIPCDKGTIYINGKNTAHSPAHKRGAVIVFQDIRLFPHMSVFENIAYPMKIKGLSKKIYTDKVTELLEKVKLKGYEHVQPHKLSGGEQQRVALARALAAEPEILLLDEPFSGLDENLRFDMRLLVLNLHKAYHMTTVMVTHDKEEALSMSDYIMVMDKGNNLQFGKPENIYENPESIAVARYFGNAAFIKGKVISGEFQSEELSFDCGYEDGSYILMARYDDLYLEKGNDFKLTQIIYTGREKEFLLEHIRTGLIIKIRSNNSNHIKNNPYFSLNIQKYKLFQYKGLE; encoded by the coding sequence ATGAAGCTTGAACTTAAAAATATAAATGTAAGCTTATCGAATAAGCCTATTCTTAAGAATATAAGCTTTTCATTAGAAAAGGGTGAATTTTTATCCGTTCTTGGACCTTCTGGCTGCGGTAAGAGTACATTGCTTAAAACCATAGCAGGAATAATCCCCTGTGATAAAGGTACAATTTATATTAACGGTAAAAATACGGCACACTCTCCGGCCCATAAAAGAGGCGCTGTAATCGTCTTTCAGGATATCAGGCTTTTCCCCCATATGAGTGTTTTTGAAAATATCGCTTATCCCATGAAAATAAAGGGCTTATCCAAGAAAATATATACAGATAAAGTTACAGAGCTTTTGGAAAAGGTAAAGCTGAAGGGCTATGAGCATGTACAGCCTCATAAGCTTTCAGGAGGTGAGCAGCAAAGGGTCGCTTTAGCAAGGGCATTGGCAGCGGAGCCGGAGATTCTCCTCCTTGATGAGCCATTTTCAGGCCTTGATGAAAATTTACGTTTTGATATGAGGCTTTTAGTGTTAAATCTACATAAAGCCTATCATATGACTACAGTTATGGTAACTCATGATAAAGAGGAAGCATTGAGTATGTCTGATTATATTATGGTTATGGATAAGGGCAATAATCTTCAATTTGGAAAGCCTGAAAATATTTATGAAAACCCGGAAAGCATTGCCGTTGCAAGATATTTCGGAAATGCCGCATTTATAAAAGGCAAAGTTATTTCCGGAGAATTTCAATCAGAGGAACTTTCATTTGATTGCGGATACGAAGACGGCTCGTATATCCTTATGGCAAGATACGATGATTTATATTTAGAAAAAGGAAATGATTTTAAGCTTACACAAATCATTTATACAGGAAGAGAAAAAGAGTTTCTTCTGGAGCATATTAGAACAGGGTTAATAATAAAAATCAGAAGCAATAACTCAAATCATATTAAAAATAATCCGTATTTTTCTCTAAACATTCAAAAATATAAATTATTTCAATATAAAGGCTTAGAGTAG